The genomic window TAAAGCGATGCTTTGTTCATTTTTACCTCCATTATCAGGAGAGAGTAATGTCAAAAGTTGTAACCGTTCAGGCTATATATCAAAAGTGTAAGAAAGGAGATAAGGAGATAAGGGCGATATGGAGATAAGATAATAGAAATAGATTGAAATTTATAGAAATAGGTAGAAATTGATTGTGGAAAACAACAAATTTCCATAAATTTCTATTAGTTTCTACTAATTTCAATTTTTTTAATAATATCTCCTTAATCTCCACATCTCCTTTTGTTACACCACCTGAACACTTACCATAGATCTATTTCCCTTCGTTTGCGTCCTTTGCGAAAACTTCCTTTGCGCTCTTTGCGGTTAAATCTTTATACCTTTAAAAAACACGATATCTTGACATCTTCATCTTTCGTAAAATACTTAAATATGTTTTTTCTGCTCTTGGGGGCGGTAGCCCGTCAGTTAATCTTACCAGGAGACCGCCCCCTTTTTATTTTTGACCCTTCGTAACTATTCACCGCAGAGACACAGAGACGCAGAGAAAAAATTAAAATCTATTCACCAGAGACAGAAATTTCCTTTTTTTGTGCATTTCGGGTCTTTCGTTGTTTATTAATCTTTTAATACGAACTTTCGACTAACTGTTTTTAAGCCTTTTTAAACACCGAAAAACGCGAAAAACACGGAAAAAAAGATATTTTCCTCTCTGTTTTTCTCTCTGCGTCTCTGCGGTAAAGGACTACCTGAACGGTTACCTTTAATGTAATTTGTAGAGCAACCCTTTAGGGTTGCTTCTCGCTTGATGCAAGGCTAAAGCCTTGCCCTACAAAATTATTTTCTAAAAAACCATTCGGCGCAGAGTAAGATGAATGGTTTGGTCCTCTTGATTTTCTTCCTCTACGATATCAAAGCCCTGTTCTTGCATTCGGTCAACTACCGTATGATAGTTGTATCTTTGCTGAATTTGACTAAGAAACTCATTTTGTTTTATGTCGTGGATTCCATACCAGTCAGCCACAAGCTCAAACACGCCTTTATTTATTTTGAATCCAATATCATAGCCGGGATTTTTTGTTGGAATCATCAAGTCAACCTCTGTGGTCATCCCACCGTATCCCCGTATCTTGACT from bacterium includes these protein-coding regions:
- a CDS encoding DUF1257 domain-containing protein, whose protein sequence is MHQKAISYQLKWAEFRKKEVKKTMSHFTRIKTKLVKKEHLLKALQDLGYQPIENRVKIRGYGGMTTEVDLMIPTKNPGYDIGFKINKGVFELVADWYGIHDIKQNEFLSQIQQRYNYHTVVDRMQEQGFDIVEEENQEDQTIHLTLRRMVF